Sequence from the Gracilinanus agilis isolate LMUSP501 chromosome 6, AgileGrace, whole genome shotgun sequence genome:
aaggaaacggaggcaaacagggttcagtgacttgcccagggtcacacagctagtaagtgtctgaggccagatttgaactcaggaagaggaatcttcctgactccaggtctggcactctatacactgcaCCATCTTTTAAATTGTAAGGCTCATGATATTATCTCCCAGATAATGTCTTTGTGTCTAATTATCTCTAaccttctctatttcttctaGTAGTTATAAATCTCATCCACATACCAtagcaatctctctctctctgcccccccccGAATGATTTATAATTACTCTTTTTTATTACCTCGGCTTCATAGAGCACTTCTTATGGTTGCTGTGCAGGGGCTGGGGACGTTGGGATCGTCGCGGTTGTGCTCTCCTCCGTGGTCACCAGTTTAGGAGTGGCCTCTGGGGCGACTGTGGCAGCTGCGGTATCAGTGATGGGAATGGTTGTAGTCTCAGCGGGAGCTGTGGGGCTGCTGGTAGGACTTGATGGGGGTGGAACCTGGGCATATTGGGGGGGGTTCAAAGGGAAGGAAGGCTGTGGGTTGCTAGGAACCAGAGCCCAAGGGTGGATAGTGGACAGCAGTGGTATGTAGGCAGAATATGGTCTCTGCCAGGCGAGCTTAGAGAAATATGGATACTGGATGGAAGTCTTTGGTGGATAAAAGACGGGAACATAGAGTTGGCGTGTGTATCGGGTGTAGACATTTTGGATAGGGGGCTGTCTGAGTGGCTGCTGTTTCAGCTCGGCTGATCTTTCATTTTGCTTCTCGCACtgcaatgagaaaaagaaagaaagtcgtTGGGAGGCCATTTTCGTGCCCCACGCGGAGCTATAAAGCATCTTCACTGGGCAGTGGTGGAAGTCGCGTGTGGTTATGGTTCACCTTGGGAAGCCGCAGATGGAATGAATTCCCCTTGATGTTCAGGTGACTTTGCCTTTGTGCTTTCACTACCTCACCCCAGCTAGGAAGAAGCTCTGTGTAATGTTTGTTGTTCCAAATAGTACAGAGAGAGACGAAGGGAGACTTTGACATTCTAAAACAATGCACTCGTTTGTCCTACACGCCCATATTCCATTCAGATATTGAATCATCCGGGATCAAGTCCAGATACCATTTCTTACAAGGCAAGCAGGAACGGATGCATGAAATAATGGACTCCAAGAGCCTGAGACATTATGACTGGATTTTCTCAGCCCGTCCTTTGATTGGCAGTGTGGAGGTCAGTGCTTTGGGACTTCCTGTATTTATCTACATATGCTTTAACACCCCAAAGACATGGAAACCAATTGTGAGTGGAACTAGAAATTTGTTGGGTGCTCTTTGCTCTGTGCCTCTTGcacagaaaaaatgaattaaatcacataaatacatacacaaattAGACGCCTTAGGCAAGTGCTCAAAGAATTCTTAGAGTCCTGAAGCCTATTTTTCATAGAATCAGCTTAGCATA
This genomic interval carries:
- the LOC123251085 gene encoding platelet glycoprotein Ib alpha chain-like translates to MKVLFLIGHILLAMVCLSTAELDWAKWPCEKQNERSAELKQQPLRQPPIQNVYTRYTRQLYVPVFYPPKTSIQYPYFSKLAWQRPYSAYIPLLSTIHPWALVPSNPQPSFPLNPPQYAQVPPPSSPTSSPTAPAETTTIPITDTAAATVAPEATPKLVTTEESTTATIPTSPAPAQQP